GATAGACCGCCGATTCCACCATGGCGCGGATCCGGTCCCCGAGCATCATCGAGGGCTCGAATTCCGTCTCCGGAAGGATCGCGCAGAATTCCTCCCCCCCGAACCGCGCCAGGATATCCACCCGCCGCAGCCCGGACTGGATGGTCCCCGCCACCGATTTCAGGATGTGGTCCCCGCACTGGTGGCCGTGCGTGTCGTTGATCGACTTGAAGTGGTGGATTTGGATAAAGAGCAAAGAACAAAAACGCAATGAAAGCCCGGGGGGCGCCAACANNNNNNNNNNGTCGATGTCGATCATGAGCATCGACATCGACCTCTTGTACCGCCGGTGGCGCTCGAACTCCTCCTTGAGGCGGCTGGTGAAATACCTGCGGTTGTAGACCCCGGTGAGGCTGTCGCGGAAATTCATCTCGAGGAGGAGCTTCTCGTACGCCGCCACCTCGGTTACGTCCTGCACGGTGATGCAGACGTGCGTCACCCCGGCGCCGTCGCCTTCCCGCAGGGGGCACACGGTGCAGCTCTGCTGCATGTGCTCGAACGTGCCCTGGAACGAGCCGGTGGTCCGGATCGGGAAGAGATGTCCGTGCAGCTTCTGGGAGAAGAAGCCGAAATTGCCGAAGGTGAACACCGACTTGAAGCTCCGGCGGATCGCCGGGGTGTCCAGGACCGGGTAGGCGTCGAAAAGGTCCCTGCCCAGCATCTCCTCCCGGGGGATGCCGCTGTGCATCGCCATCCAGTCGTTCCAGTACCGGATGCGGTATTCGGCGTCCAGGATGACGATCCCCAGGTTCAGGATGTCGCAGACGCCGGCGAAATTCATGCGTAGCGGCTCATGAAGCCCTGGAGCGCCCGCCGGAGCCAGGTGACCGATTCGTGGCGGGCGACGAGGAACAGGTGTCCCTGCACGTCCCGGTTCCCGAAATGGAAGGCCGTCCGCAGGACGATGACGTGGTTGCCCGGGTCGCTGACCTTCCGGGTCAGGGCGGCGTCGTCCAGGCTCCCGCTCAGGACCCGCGGGGGGGAATAGGTGACGATGTCGCCCAGGAGCTCCGCCACCTTGCCGACGCAGGCACCGACGAGGATGTTTCCCACCTCCATCAGCGTTTCCTTCTCCAGGATCCGCAGCGGGTCGGACTCGAAGGCGTGCTCGCCGACCTCGCCCAGGAACCCGAGCAGCGCCTTCCCGGCGCCGGAGGGGAAGACCAGCAGCGCCGTCCCCTTGAACCGGGACCAGAAGTTCTGCTCGATGATGGTGATCTCCCCGGGATCCGGCACTTCCCGGTCGATGTACCCGGGGAGCTCCGACGCCGGCAGGAGCCGGACCTGCGGGACGGAAAGCTGGACATGGAGGTCGATGACCCCGGCCAGATCGGCGGCCGCGCTGCCGAAGCCGATGTTCATGATCTCCTGGAGGATGTCCCGCTCGTCGACGCCGAGGATTTCGGCGCAGGGATTCGCCGTCATCTCTTCCCCGCGCTCAGGAGGTGGCCTTCAACCCGGGAGAAGATGTCCGCCAGCGCCTCCCTGGCTGGCGGTTTCCGGAGCATGTCGAACGCCCCGAGGCCCATGATCCGTTCGATCGTCTTCGGCTGGACATCGGCGCTGCAGACGACGACCACGCTTTCCGGCCGGGCTTTCTTCATCTTTTCCAGGGCCATGATGCCGTCCATCACCGGCATGGTGAGGTCGGTGAACGTCAGGTCGGGGACTTCGTCCAGGAAGCGCTGGAGGCCGGTCTGGCCGTCCCCGGCCTCGGATATTTCGAAGACGCGATCCCCCGGTATGCAGCTTCGCAGGATTTTCCGCGCGACGGGGGAATCGTCGATAATGAGTATCTTTTTGATCACGTCAGGCCTCCACAACTCACCCGATATATATTTCGGCCGAATGTCGGCAAACTTTAACTGCGATTTTCAGGAGTTAGAACGGTGCGGCTTTACGATTCGAGGGCCCGCCGCACCTGCTGTGAGAGGGCGGTGCTCGTGAAAGGCTTCTGCAGGAAGAAGACTCCTTCGTCCAGGATCCCGTGTTGCCCGATCACCTCGCCGGGGTAGCCGGACATGAACAGGCTTTTCAGCCCCGGGCGGTCGCGCTTCATCAGTTCGTACAGCTCCTTCCCGTTCCTTTCCGGCATGATCACGTCCGTCAGAAGGAGGTGGATGGTCCCTTCGTGCGCCGCGGCCATCGCTATGCATTCGTCCGCGCTCTCCGCGGCCAGCACCCGGTAGCCGAGGTTCTCCAGCATCCGGCAGGCGAGCGCCCGCACCTCCGGGTTATCCTCCGCCACCATCACGGTCTCCCCGCCCCGCTCGACCCGTTCCGGGACCGCCTCGGGGGCCGAGTCCGCCGGAGGAGCCTCCTTCCGTGTCGGCTCCACCCGGGGAAGGAGCACGTTGAACACGCTCCCGGCCCCTTTCTCCGAGGATACGAGGATGTGCCCCCCGTGCTGCTTCACGATCCCGTATACGGTCGCCAGCCCCAGACCCGTTCCCTTCCCCGGTCCCTTCGTCGTGAAGAACGGCTCGAAGATGTGCGCCCGGACCTCCTCGTCCATCCCCACGCCGGTATCGGCGACCGAGAGCATCACGTAGGGGCCGGGGGCGACTTCCGGATGGACGGCGGCGGCTTCGTCGAGATCGACGTTTTCCGTTCCGATGGTCAGCGTCCCCCCGTCCGGCATCGCGTCCTGCGCGTTGATCGCGAGGTTCAGCAGCGCCTGCTCGATCTGCCCCCTGTCCGCGCGCGCCACGCCCGGCGACTTCCCGGTGAGGACGGCGACCCGGATGTCTTCCCGGATCGTCCGGCGGAGCACCTGCTCCAGCCCGCGGACGATGTCCCCGACGTCGATCTCCTCCAGGCGGAGCACCTGCTTCCGGCTGAAGGCGAGCAGCCGCATCGTCAGCTTCCTGGCGAAATCCGCCGCCTGGTGGATCTGCTCGAGCTTCTGCCGGTTCGGATCCGTTTCGGGGAGGCCGAGCAGCATCAGCTCGCTGTATCCGAGGATCGGCGTCAGGAGGTTGTTGAAGTCGTGCGCCACGCCGCCCGCCAGCAGCCCCACGGTCTCCATCTTCTGCGACTGGAAGAGCTGCTCCTTCAGGGCCGCCTGCTCCCGCTCCGCGGTCTTGCGCTCGGTGACATCCTTGATGAAGGAATAGAGAATGCGCTTTCCCATGAAGTCCAGGTGGCTCGTGGCGACCTCCACCGGGAACGTCGACCCGTCCTTCCGCCGGTAGACGGCCTCGAACATCCGCAGGCCGGAGGCGTACACTTCCTCCCGGTGCCTCCGGAACGATTCCGGCGTGATCGTGGTGTTGAAATCGAAGACGGTCATCGAGGAGAACTCCTCCGCGGTGTACCCGAGATTCCTGCACATCGCCTCGTTGACAGACTCGATGCGGCCGTCCTCCGACACCGTGCAGAAGGCCACCGGCGCCTTGTCGACGCAATGCTGCGTCAGGCGCAGCGCCTCCTCCGCCCGCTTCCGGCCGGCCTCGGTCCGCTTGATCCGGAAAATGACCAAAACCAGGAGCGCCACGATCCCGACGAGGAACGCCACTGCCGCGATTGTGGAAACGGCGAACTCCCGGTGCGTGTCGAAGACCGTCTCCGGCCTGTTGACGAGAACGGTGCCGGGAGGAAGCTTTTCCAGCGGGATTCCGAACCTCTTGAGCTGCCGGTAGTCGAACACGGGCCGGGAGGCCGGCATCTCTTCCACCGGCACGGAGGAGGGATCCATGCCCAGCAGGATCCTCAGCGCCAGGTCGGCGGCCATCCGCCCGTGCAGTCTGCCGTCCAGGAGGAAACCGCCGACGGTCTCGCCGATGAGCCGGGTCTCGACCAGGACGTAAACGGGGACCTTCGCCGCTTCGGCGAAGACCCGGGTGCTGTCGGCGCCCGAAAGCGTCTTCCCGGCGCGGTCGGTGGCGAAGGACTGGATCAGCAGGAGAGCATCCGGGGGCAGATCTCCGATGATGGTGCGGGCCTCGTCGAAGGTGCTGGGGGGAAGGAAGCGGATCTCGACGCGCCCTTCGAAATGCGGCAGCAGCTTTTCCGCCTCCCGCCGGGACGAAAGGCCGCTGGTTGTGTGGTCGTTGACCACCAGCACCGTCTTCGTCCCCGGGTGGAACGAGAGCGCCGCTTCCAGCGTGTTCCTCACGTCGTGCCGCTCGACGACGCCGGTTACTCCCTTGCGGCCGTTCCGCAGGTATTGCTCGTAGTCGCTGATCCCCGCGAACACGACCGGGATTCCGGGAAAGGGCGCATCGGCGGGACGTGAGAGCATGTCCATCGCCGGGTTGTCGAGGGCGACGATCATGTCGATCCGCTCCCGTCCGTACTTCCGGATCAGGAAATCGCGCAGGAGCCGCTGGTGGGGCTCGTCGGGATACCGCTTCGCGTCGAGGTACTCGACGGAGATGTCGACCGTCGGGAGAACACCCCGGAGCCGCTCGGTGACGCCCGTCTCCTCCGCGTCGGACCAGGTGAAGCCCCGATGGTAGGAGTTGATCACGAGGACGCGGAAATCGTCCGCGGCCGCCGCCGGAAGCGGAGCGGACAGGAGCGCTCCTCCGATCCAGGCCGCGGCCAGCCACCGGAGGAGCGTGGTCACGGTGAGGTCTCCCCCGAAGCGCATCGCATCAAGATAGTGCTTCGGGGACCGCTTGTCAGCGGAAAAATCAGCTTCCCGCCAGGCGGCGCAGCACGTACTGCAGGATCCCCCCGTGCAGGTAATACTGCGCCTCCGCCGGGGTGTCGATCCGCACCAGGACCGGGAAGGTCCGCTCCTCACCGTTCCCCGAGACCCGGACCGTCGCCTTCATCCTCGGGGCGACCCCGGCCCCTAGTCCTTCCACGGTGTAGGTTTCCGTCCCGTTGAGCCCCAGCGACTCCCGGCTCGACCCCTCCTCGAACTGGAGCGGGAGGATCCCCATCCCCACCAGGTTGCTGCGGTGGATCCGCTCGAAGCTTTCGGCGATGACGGCGCGCACCCCGAGCAGGCGCGGCCCCTTCGCCGCCCAGTCGCGGGAGGAGCCCGACCCGTACTCCTTCCCGGCGAGGATCAGCAGCGGGACGCCGTCGGACGCGTACCGCATGGCGGCGTCGTAGATCGTCATCCTCTCGCCGCCCGGGGGGAAGGTCGTCCAGCCGCCCTCCGTGCCCGGGGCAAGGTGGTTCTTCAGGCGGATGTTGGCGAAGGTGCCGCGCATCATCACTTCGTGGTTCCCGCGGCGACTCCCGTAGGAGTTGAACTCCTCCTTCGGGACGCCGTGGGACTGCAGGTACGCGCCTGCGGGGCTGTCCGCGGCGATGTCGCCGGCGGGCGAGATGTGGTCGGTGGTCACCGAGTCTCCCAGCACGGCCAGGACGCGGGCGTTCCGGATGTCGCCGGGGGGGGCGGGCTCGGCGGCGAGCTCCTCGAAAAACGGGGGATTCTTGACGTAGGTGGAGGAGGGGTCCCACCGGAAGCACTCGGACCGCGGGACGGGGAGCTTCCGCCAGGCCTCGTCCCCCGCGAACACGGAGGAATACTCCTTCCGGAACATGTCGGGCTCCACCGAGGCGCGCACCCGCTCCGTGACCTCCTCCGGCGCGGGCCAGACGTCGGAGAGGAACACCGGCTGCCCGTTCCGGTCCACGCCAAGCGGCTCGTTGTACGGGTCGAAATCGACGGTCCCGGCCAGCGCGTACGCCACCACGAGCGGCGGGGAGGCGAGGTAGTTCGCCCGGCACTGCGGGTGGATCCGTCCCTCGAAGTTCCGGTTCCCGGAAAGGACCGAGGCGGCGACCAGGTTTCCCCTGCGGATCGTCTCCGCGACCGCCTCCGGGAGGGGGCCGGAGTTCCCGATGCACGTCATGCAGCCGTACCCGGCGAGGTGGAACCCCAGCGCCTGGAGGTACGGCATCAGCCCCGCGCGCTCGAGGTACCGCGTGACCACCTTCGACCCCGGGGCGAGGCTGGTCTTCACCCACGAGCGGGTCTTCAAACCCCGCTCCACCGCCTTCTTCGCCACGAGCCCGGCGCAGATCATCACGGCGGGGTTGGAGGTGTTCGTGCAGCTGGTGATGGACGCGATGACCAC
The genomic region above belongs to Thermodesulfobacteriota bacterium and contains:
- the acnA gene encoding aconitate hydratase AcnA produces the protein MHPDTFGSRSRKTVGGRSFEIFRLEALEKRRAGKVSRLPFSIKILLENLLRHEDGVTVTADDIRAMANWSPKGAPDREIAYRPARVLLQDFTGVPALVDLAAMRDAAKALGKDPKRINPLMPADLVIDHSVQVDRFASIRSFADNVAREYERNAERYAFLRWGKESFRNFRVVPPGTGICHQVNLEYLAPVVFTKRGRGAAQAFPDTLVGTDSHTPMINGLGVVGWGVGGIEAEAAMLGQPISMLVPEVVGFRLAGKLPAGATATDLVLTVTQMLRAKGVVGKFVEFYGKGLSSLSVADRATISNMSPEYGATIGYFPVDDETLRYLLFTGRDKAQVKLVEAYCREQGLFRTDATRDPVFSDTLSLDLSKVEPCLAGPRRPQDRVRLSESKAAFRTALSAWGKEPRPSEGEEGADRWLGEGGGIAGEDPAAGRRKWTPGMRTLRLDQGVYDLHDGAVVIASITSCTNTSNPAVMICAGLVAKKAVERGLKTRSWVKTSLAPGSKVVTRYLERAGLMPYLQALGFHLAGYGCMTCIGNSGPLPEAVAETIRRGNLVAASVLSGNRNFEGRIHPQCRANYLASPPLVVAYALAGTVDFDPYNEPLGVDRNGQPVFLSDVWPAPEEVTERVRASVEPDMFRKEYSSVFAGDEAWRKLPVPRSECFRWDPSSTYVKNPPFFEELAAEPAPPGDIRNARVLAVLGDSVTTDHISPAGDIAADSPAGAYLQSHGVPKEEFNSYGSRRGNHEVMMRGTFANIRLKNHLAPGTEGGWTTFPPGGERMTIYDAAMRYASDGVPLLILAGKEYGSGSSRDWAAKGPRLLGVRAVIAESFERIHRSNLVGMGILPLQFEEGSSRESLGLNGTETYTVEGLGAGVAPRMKATVRVSGNGEERTFPVLVRIDTPAEAQYYLHGGILQYVLRRLAGS
- a CDS encoding diguanylate cyclase; the protein is MNFAGVCDILNLGIVILDAEYRIRYWNDWMAMHSGIPREEMLGRDLFDAYPVLDTPAIRRSFKSVFTFGNFGFFSQKLHGHLFPIRTTGSFQGTFEHMQQSCTVCPLREGDGAGVTHVCITVQDVTEVAAYEKLLLEMNFRDSLTGVYNRRYFTSRLKEEFERHRRYKRSMSMLMIDID
- a CDS encoding GGDEF domain-containing protein, coding for LAPPGLSLRFCSLLFIQIHHFKSINDTHGHQCGDHILKSVAGTIQSGLRRVDILARFGGEEFCAILPETEFEPSMMLGDRIRAMVESAVYPFEGKEIRVTVSVGVPKAPAAGDTPDSFLKNADQALYEAKRFGRNAVVAYP
- a CDS encoding chemotaxis protein CheC, which codes for MTANPCAEILGVDERDILQEIMNIGFGSAAADLAGVIDLHVQLSVPQVRLLPASELPGYIDREVPDPGEITIIEQNFWSRFKGTALLVFPSGAGKALLGFLGEVGEHAFESDPLRILEKETLMEVGNILVGACVGKVAELLGDIVTYSPPRVLSGSLDDAALTRKVSDPGNHVIVLRTAFHFGNRDVQGHLFLVARHESVTWLRRALQGFMSRYA
- a CDS encoding PAS domain S-box protein; amino-acid sequence: MTTLLRWLAAAWIGGALLSAPLPAAAADDFRVLVINSYHRGFTWSDAEETGVTERLRGVLPTVDISVEYLDAKRYPDEPHQRLLRDFLIRKYGRERIDMIVALDNPAMDMLSRPADAPFPGIPVVFAGISDYEQYLRNGRKGVTGVVERHDVRNTLEAALSFHPGTKTVLVVNDHTTSGLSSRREAEKLLPHFEGRVEIRFLPPSTFDEARTIIGDLPPDALLLIQSFATDRAGKTLSGADSTRVFAEAAKVPVYVLVETRLIGETVGGFLLDGRLHGRMAADLALRILLGMDPSSVPVEEMPASRPVFDYRQLKRFGIPLEKLPPGTVLVNRPETVFDTHREFAVSTIAAVAFLVGIVALLVLVIFRIKRTEAGRKRAEEALRLTQHCVDKAPVAFCTVSEDGRIESVNEAMCRNLGYTAEEFSSMTVFDFNTTITPESFRRHREEVYASGLRMFEAVYRRKDGSTFPVEVATSHLDFMGKRILYSFIKDVTERKTAEREQAALKEQLFQSQKMETVGLLAGGVAHDFNNLLTPILGYSELMLLGLPETDPNRQKLEQIHQAADFARKLTMRLLAFSRKQVLRLEEIDVGDIVRGLEQVLRRTIREDIRVAVLTGKSPGVARADRGQIEQALLNLAINAQDAMPDGGTLTIGTENVDLDEAAAVHPEVAPGPYVMLSVADTGVGMDEEVRAHIFEPFFTTKGPGKGTGLGLATVYGIVKQHGGHILVSSEKGAGSVFNVLLPRVEPTRKEAPPADSAPEAVPERVERGGETVMVAEDNPEVRALACRMLENLGYRVLAAESADECIAMAAAHEGTIHLLLTDVIMPERNGKELYELMKRDRPGLKSLFMSGYPGEVIGQHGILDEGVFFLQKPFTSTALSQQVRRALES
- a CDS encoding response regulator encodes the protein MIKKILIIDDSPVARKILRSCIPGDRVFEISEAGDGQTGLQRFLDEVPDLTFTDLTMPVMDGIMALEKMKKARPESVVVVCSADVQPKTIERIMGLGAFDMLRKPPAREALADIFSRVEGHLLSAGKR